One segment of Armatimonadia bacterium DNA contains the following:
- a CDS encoding alpha-L-arabinofuranosidase C-terminal domain-containing protein — MYRTTMASLLAVVLCVAAGAQREATITVYPDKALGQVNWMILGNNQLAYQGSERYSNRGAGLWDPVKRQPVPEYVALSKQAGISVQRWPGGCTTHNYNWKVTVGPLAERPNMQFGLPEFMTFCEATDSIPLISVAVFWGTAQDGADLVEYLNAPNDGSNPKGGKDWAAVRAGDGHPKPYGVVYFEYGNEDYHGEHKTAQNPNPRKITAEDYARQYLQYQAAMKAVDPQIQLGGLLQNGMADWNQKVLEGCGKTMDFGIEHTYTPGHQGDTDESKTRGYMEACVAVDQRIQSIYDGLLAQIKEVTGRTDLRLAISEYNGWFVQEKPVPYRQTLGNALRNAEHLRIMMRPENNILMANFWQFSNEYWGMVNGYIDQGQTPVKQANFFPYQLYHEHFGDTLIASEVDCAKWDFGGGLLPARRGEPSEFKLWEENLLPKDYTWEPRTPEAGAVQQVQGDTVQVTFEGKDTNYYSARFAFPAEPGMGYRVTGLVKAENLVGGSGAGFQVADDRGWNVTHSCSTGGDIQGTTDWTPVVVEYTTLPDATGVEILARRLGGKGDITGKAWYKLQSVQKFRPQNPGAVPDLGVNSARRADGTVTLMVVNKNLDATVPVTVNVMDGTTGAARAWILTGPAPEATNMQKPDTVGVHDLAVRRAGSAYQFDMPPCSMAAVEIAPR; from the coding sequence CCCGGTGAAGCGGCAGCCGGTCCCGGAGTACGTTGCGCTGTCGAAGCAGGCGGGCATCTCCGTCCAACGCTGGCCGGGAGGTTGCACGACCCACAACTACAACTGGAAGGTCACCGTCGGTCCTCTGGCCGAGAGGCCGAACATGCAGTTCGGCCTGCCGGAGTTCATGACCTTCTGCGAGGCCACCGACTCGATCCCTCTGATCAGCGTCGCCGTCTTCTGGGGCACCGCGCAGGATGGTGCGGACCTGGTCGAGTACCTCAATGCTCCGAACGACGGCTCGAACCCTAAGGGCGGCAAGGACTGGGCTGCCGTCCGGGCCGGTGACGGACACCCGAAGCCCTATGGCGTCGTCTACTTCGAGTACGGCAACGAGGACTACCACGGCGAGCACAAGACCGCGCAGAACCCGAACCCGCGCAAGATCACAGCCGAGGACTACGCTCGCCAGTACCTCCAGTACCAGGCGGCCATGAAGGCTGTGGACCCGCAGATCCAGCTCGGCGGGCTGCTGCAGAACGGCATGGCGGACTGGAATCAGAAGGTGCTCGAGGGCTGCGGGAAGACCATGGACTTCGGCATCGAGCACACCTACACGCCGGGGCACCAGGGCGATACCGACGAGTCCAAGACGCGCGGCTACATGGAGGCCTGCGTCGCCGTCGACCAGCGGATTCAGAGCATCTATGACGGGCTCCTCGCGCAGATCAAGGAAGTCACCGGGCGGACCGACCTCAGACTGGCGATCAGCGAGTACAACGGCTGGTTCGTGCAGGAGAAGCCTGTGCCCTACCGGCAGACGCTGGGCAATGCTCTGCGCAACGCCGAGCATCTGCGCATCATGATGCGACCTGAGAACAACATCCTCATGGCCAACTTCTGGCAGTTCTCCAACGAGTACTGGGGCATGGTGAACGGCTACATCGACCAGGGCCAGACACCCGTGAAGCAGGCCAACTTCTTCCCCTACCAGCTCTACCACGAGCACTTCGGCGACACGCTGATCGCCTCTGAGGTGGACTGCGCCAAGTGGGACTTCGGCGGCGGCCTGCTACCGGCCCGACGTGGGGAACCCTCGGAGTTCAAGCTCTGGGAGGAGAACCTGCTCCCGAAGGACTACACCTGGGAACCGCGCACTCCTGAAGCGGGCGCCGTGCAGCAGGTTCAGGGCGACACGGTGCAAGTCACCTTCGAGGGCAAGGACACGAACTACTACTCGGCGCGCTTCGCCTTCCCCGCGGAGCCGGGAATGGGGTATCGCGTCACCGGGCTCGTGAAGGCCGAGAACCTGGTCGGCGGATCCGGAGCGGGCTTCCAGGTGGCCGACGACCGAGGCTGGAACGTTACCCACTCGTGCTCCACGGGCGGCGATATCCAGGGCACGACGGACTGGACGCCGGTGGTCGTCGAGTACACCACACTGCCTGACGCTACCGGCGTTGAGATCCTGGCACGCCGCCTCGGGGGCAAGGGGGACATCACCGGGAAGGCGTGGTACAAGCTGCAGTCGGTGCAGAAGTTCCGGCCTCAGAACCCGGGCGCTGTGCCGGACCTGGGCGTCAATAGTGCTCGACGCGCCGATGGGACGGTCACCCTGATGGTCGTGAACAAGAACCTCGACGCGACGGTACCGGTGACGGTGAATGTGATGGACGGTACCACCGGCGCTGCACGAGCGTGGATTCTGACCGGCCCGGCGCCGGAGGCCACGAATATGCAAAAACCGGATACCGTCGGGGTCCATGATCTGGCGGTGCGGCGTGCCGGGTCGGCGTATCAATTCGACATGCCGCCCTGCTCGATGGCGGCGGTGGAGATCGCCCCGCGGTAG
- a CDS encoding VanW family protein, producing MGKSENRKMTKWLWVAVWVLIALLLLTVFGVGLAAKQFRDGERIAPKVRIEGVPVGNMTPAEATRAVEAGWVSKLPQTVALRWPGGAQQVPPDQLGAHLYLDTAIQQALRVGREGGLVAVAIQRVRLTGNGIDLRVESQVDPARVEAYLTSLAPQITRKPKNAGFKLVGTQVQVTPDEPGVELDVKDSAAKLAAALKDPKTASFDLTVRGADAAVKADRLRQVDTVLASYSTKFRPWQEDRTHNLRLGIGKVNGALIMPGETLSLNQRIGPREEERGFRSAPIFVNGQVEPSTGGGVCQVATTTYNAALLAGLDVVERNHHSRPVDYAPSGRDATVYWGQFDLKIRNNLSHPVILVGSIGSETITVKVLGSSADKVEVEILRTNVGSIGHGTDRISDPTMARGDTKVDQPGRDGATATITRVVKKNGQVIAKERLHTDTYGAQNRIIRVGTRAKAAPENEVDGDIEIGPADDTPGAVKPAAGTPQPKPAAKPAPKPKQVKPAAPPAPATPAVKPEPASTTTHARPRRLNRG from the coding sequence ATGGGTAAATCGGAAAACCGCAAGATGACGAAGTGGTTGTGGGTAGCAGTCTGGGTGCTCATCGCCCTGCTGCTGCTCACTGTTTTCGGCGTGGGGCTGGCAGCCAAGCAGTTCCGCGACGGCGAACGCATTGCCCCCAAAGTCCGCATCGAGGGCGTGCCGGTCGGCAATATGACACCGGCGGAGGCTACCCGGGCGGTTGAAGCCGGCTGGGTGTCCAAGCTTCCGCAGACCGTTGCCCTGCGATGGCCGGGCGGAGCCCAGCAGGTTCCCCCCGATCAGCTCGGCGCCCACTTATATCTGGACACCGCCATCCAGCAGGCTCTCCGCGTCGGTCGCGAGGGCGGTCTGGTTGCGGTGGCGATTCAGCGTGTCCGCCTCACCGGGAACGGTATCGATCTGCGCGTCGAGAGTCAGGTTGACCCGGCCCGTGTCGAGGCGTACCTGACCTCCCTCGCGCCGCAGATCACCCGGAAGCCCAAGAACGCCGGCTTCAAGCTGGTCGGCACACAGGTCCAGGTGACGCCTGACGAGCCCGGAGTCGAACTCGACGTGAAGGACTCGGCGGCCAAGCTGGCGGCGGCACTGAAGGACCCGAAGACGGCAAGCTTCGACCTCACGGTGCGGGGTGCCGACGCAGCAGTCAAGGCCGACCGCCTCCGGCAGGTGGACACTGTCCTCGCGTCCTACTCGACCAAGTTCCGCCCGTGGCAGGAGGATCGGACTCACAACCTGCGGCTGGGGATCGGCAAGGTCAATGGCGCACTGATCATGCCCGGCGAGACGCTGTCGCTGAACCAGCGCATCGGGCCACGGGAAGAGGAGCGAGGGTTCCGGTCGGCGCCGATCTTCGTGAACGGCCAGGTCGAGCCCTCGACCGGCGGCGGCGTCTGCCAGGTGGCCACCACAACCTACAACGCGGCGCTGCTGGCGGGACTGGACGTCGTCGAGCGCAATCACCACTCCCGGCCGGTTGACTACGCTCCTTCGGGGCGCGACGCCACCGTGTACTGGGGGCAGTTCGACCTCAAGATCCGCAACAACCTGAGCCACCCGGTCATCCTCGTCGGCAGCATCGGTAGTGAGACGATCACCGTGAAGGTCCTTGGGAGCAGCGCCGACAAGGTGGAGGTGGAGATCCTGCGCACAAACGTTGGGAGCATCGGCCACGGCACCGATCGGATCTCTGACCCGACGATGGCTCGCGGCGATACGAAGGTGGACCAGCCCGGACGTGACGGCGCGACCGCCACGATCACCCGAGTTGTCAAGAAGAACGGCCAGGTCATCGCCAAGGAACGGTTACACACCGACACCTATGGCGCCCAGAACCGCATCATCCGCGTCGGCACCAGGGCCAAGGCCGCGCCAGAGAATGAGGTCGACGGGGACATCGAGATCGGTCCGGCGGACGACACGCCCGGCGCTGTGAAACCGGCAGCCGGCACACCGCAACCCAAGCCGGCAGCTAAGCCTGCGCCCAAACCCAAGCAAGTCAAACCGGCTGCGCCACCAGCGCCCGCGACGCCTGCGGTCAAGCCAGAGCCGGCCTCGACGACGACCCATGCCAGGCCGCGACGCCTGAACCGCGGCTAA
- the epsC gene encoding serine O-acetyltransferase EpsC has product MFEQVYSDIQAARERDPAARSTLEIVLCYSGLHAILAHRVNHWLWTRGFRLPARFGSQCAKVLTGIEIHPGATIGSGFFIDHGAGTVIGETAEIGNNCTLFHGVTLGGTGKQSGKRHPTLEDDVTVGAHAQIIGSITLGKGSVVGAGAVVLDSVPEYCTVVGPKAYVVRRQGKRVYDFRHDQQPRVSDPALECMLLRIRKLEDELKALRSQTPAETAPAVMITTSPEALEIADSSQQDALVERWVNRKTAR; this is encoded by the coding sequence ATGTTCGAGCAGGTCTACAGTGACATTCAGGCTGCACGGGAACGAGACCCGGCGGCTCGCAGCACCCTCGAGATCGTGCTGTGCTACAGCGGGCTGCACGCAATCTTGGCCCATCGGGTCAACCACTGGCTATGGACCCGGGGCTTCCGCCTGCCGGCCCGTTTCGGCTCACAATGCGCGAAGGTCCTGACCGGCATCGAGATCCACCCGGGGGCGACGATCGGCAGCGGCTTCTTCATCGACCACGGCGCCGGCACGGTGATCGGCGAGACGGCGGAGATCGGCAACAACTGCACGCTGTTCCACGGCGTCACCCTCGGCGGCACGGGCAAGCAGAGCGGCAAGCGACACCCGACGCTGGAGGACGATGTCACCGTCGGTGCGCATGCCCAGATCATCGGCTCCATCACACTCGGCAAGGGCTCAGTGGTCGGTGCAGGGGCTGTGGTGCTCGATAGCGTGCCCGAGTACTGCACCGTCGTGGGCCCTAAGGCATATGTGGTTCGGCGGCAGGGGAAACGGGTATACGACTTTCGTCACGATCAGCAGCCCCGGGTCAGCGATCCGGCGCTTGAGTGTATGTTGTTGCGAATTCGCAAGCTCGAAGACGAACTGAAAGCGCTGCGCTCACAGACCCCGGCGGAGACCGCACCGGCCGTCATGATCACAACCTCACCCGAAGCCTTGGAAATCGCAGACAGCTCGCAGCAGGATGCTCTGGTTGAAAGATGGGTAAATCGGAAAACCGCAAGATGA